CTTTTGAACCGGTTAACCGGACCGGCCCGACCCGGTTCAACgactatattttaattttttttttaaattatcacACTTGTTTCTACAATCTTAAAGGTGACCAAGGGGTGGGCCCTTAGGCCCGGAACCGTTCCAGTTCAATTTCTCATCGGATGGGCCCAGACTAGTTAAGCCCGATTTTAAAAATTTGGCAACCGGTCACTATTTTTCTCAATCGGGCTGGTCCGGTTAACCGATTCAACAGTAATTTTCATTGACCGGGTTTGATCGGTCCGATTAACcggtaaaaaaaatatatacggACTAACTCCCAAACCCAGCCCTACCCGATCCCCTTCCATCAGTCCGGACCGATCCGATTTACTAAATGTAAACAGGTACTAGCATATTAGCATCTTTACTTCGGTCTTAGTTCCATACCCTATTGTTTGGTCTTTGGAGAAATAGTTGTCACTCTCCAGATAATTGACAAACAACAAAATCACTCAACTAATTTAACCTAACACAAATCACTTATTTGACTTTATGTGCAACTAAATAAATCATTCTACCACATAAATTAGTGAAATGAATGTCAAACTTTGACCCTCATTATTAACTCCATAAGCAAAACTTTTCCAGTATTTCACAGAGGCCTACCTGCAAATTTTCCAACAGGAGTGGCCAGTAAACTAGCAAACTGGCAAGCAAACTAATAAGGAAAAGGGAAGAATTAGCAAAAATGTAATTTCAGAAGTCTACAGTGACAATTGCAATATTTCACCCCAAGCAAAGCGGAATTGGAAAAATCAAGACCCCATAGACAGAGACCTCAAAacaaaatacaataataatagagttcacaatcaaatttttataaatattcaGTAAACTTTTACTATATACTATATTCGTTTATTTTTACttggcacgttttgacttttcacgtcTCTTAAGGAATAATAAATGATgtgcataatttatcatgatacccatattaattgatgcatattttattaaattagagaaaataatttgaaataaataataaatattatgggTATAACAGAAAAAAATTTATTATTCTCCTAATATGTATGAaatgacaaataaaaataaaaatttatttttaacatGCTCGTGTGAATATGGTTAGGGGCAAAAGCTATTAGCTACTCTCAACTCTCAGATTTTACTCGAAATTCTAAATTTGTCATTGCCCCTACCCcacataaaaaaaacaaaaaagtagAAAGAAAATAGGACCCTGCTCTTGGAACCTGCACGAATCCATTACTCTGATAGCAATAAAATAAGCAGAGTTGTTACATTTTCCAACAACCAAATGGGGTCAGGAAGAGGGAATAGTGTCCCCACAATTTCATTTTGATCGAGACATTCCATTTATGATTACCAAAGTCGTATTCAACACTCACCTTTTCTCATTGAAACATAAACTATTGGAGTAATATTTTACTTAACAATATGCTCCATATTATATAAACATaaatgtggaggtcgagtattagagttgtaggttaagaggtagttgagtcgtgtcTTACTTCGTACCATGGTGGGACAAGCCATGTaaggtttttgtctaagatagctagtggaatattgtggcttactatttcgcttttcagtgcatgtccgatttactagctatcgtttttgctttgcatctttcttctagatttcatggtgttcctatttttcttatgactgttgtggtgatactaatatttactaatattatctccctttgctttgcatctttcttctggatttcatgatgttcttatttatcctatgattgttgttgtgatactaatattgtctccatttttgtccttttgtccttttgtctttttgttttttgagccgagggtctttcggaaacagcctctctactccttcggggtagaggtaaagtctgtgtacacactaccctccccacacCCAATTAGTataattttactgggttgttgtagTAGTATATAAACATAAAGTATTGAAACCAGATGAGGAAGGAAAGTGATCATCTTGAGATACATTTAGGATGTAGGGACCAACATTGCCACAGATTTTGTTTGCAATAAAGCTAGATCTAACAATAAAGTCCAGATCTGTAAAAAGTACCTCTATGAAAAGATTGGTAGAAATCACTATACAGTATACATACCTATAATTACAGGTTCATAGTTCCCTTCCACATTAcccaaatatttaatttaaaatcttTTTTATCTTTTGTCATAAAGTAGCTTGTCTTCACTTGAGCCGAAGGTTCATCCAGAACGATTTCTCTATATTCTAAGAAAGATTAGGTCTGGGCTgagtttatttttgttgtttgttgttgttgccataaagtacaacaacaacaacaaaagttgCCATAAAGTAGCTTATTGAAATCTTAAGCAAGGAAAGAAAGTAAACAAACGCTTTTGAGTACTTAAATAGCACATGGAAGCTTCTTGTAAACCAATGTAAACATTTCGGAAGTGTTTAATATAATAGTCAACTAAACTTTCCATTTTAACACCATCTGTAACATCATTTAGCATGACATATGCCTTTTGTCTTGCTACATAACCCAAGTAATTCTTCTTAAATAAGCATCGTCACGCTACGTTGAAAAGGTTCTTGTTACCTAAGTATAATATAAACTTCACATTATAACACATAAATTAGCATCGTCACGCTACGTTGAAAAGGTTCTTGAATCCAATTATAACACATGCACACCACTATAATATAAACTTCACATTCTTCAACTTTAGTCATGCACATTAACTTACCCAAGGAAAAGCAAAGGCAGTAGTCATCACCACGAAAGAAATGAAAGACTTTTGGAACCCAAGAAAAGggattaatattattaaaaaattacaGAATTCTATGCTATACTAACCTCACTTAAGAATGTCAAGTATGCAGCTAAGAGATTTTACAATAGCTAAGTTTTTCCCCAAGTGGCTATAAGTGGAATTTGGAAGATCCAAGAAACTTTAGATAAAGAACAGTcaggtgcactaagctcccgctatgcgtaAGGTTCATAGAAGGGTCACACCATAAGAGTCTATTGTACACAGTCTTACCATGCATTTATGCAAGAGGCTATTTTCACGGCCcgaactcgtgacctcctggtcacatggcagtaCCTTTACCAGTACCCCTTCATCCAAGAAAATTTAGATAAGTTCCATAAATTAATGAAGAACTACAGGTGACAGTAAATTGGGTGGCATTACAAGGAGTAGAAGATTGAATAAAAGGATGGGCATTGGGCTCACACATTATGCATCATAATACTTCACTGACTTCATCTTCCTTACAGACACCCACATCCACCACCATGCTTTTCTTCTTTGAGCTTAAAACTCTGCAACAATTCCTCCTTGGAGACTGTTCAACAGTAATACCACAGTCATTACATGTAGAAATCACGTGCCCTCTAAATAAAACAATGGAAATAAATTTTTGCCATATGCCAATGCCTTACCAATGCTCCTATTGGTTTTGTTCAGTTAGCTTATTaacaatatatatttttcaaaaatcaagataatatattaattaaaggGGAGCATTGTTTCCACGCCACagattcgagccgtggaaacagcctcttgcagaaatgcaagataaggctgcgtacaatagacctttgtggtgcgacccttccccggaccccgcgcatagcgagagcttagtgcaccggactgccctttTAAGATAATATATTAATTCAAATCAACCATGTGCAGGACTTAGATATCATTCCAGAACACAGGTTTGCTCCCTACAAGAGCCCATCAAATGACACGCAACCTCTAAAACAAAGATTAGCTTAGCTATATGCAGAACCCACGGTAAAAAACAGTTTTTGATGATTATATATGAAGCTAAATGAAGCAAATGCACGATAAGGAGGGACTTACCCTATTCCATAGGTAAAAAACAGTTTTTAATGATTGTATATGAAGCTAATTGAAGCAAATGCACGATAAGGAGGGACTTACCCTACTCCATAGGTGGGGGTCTGGCTTCTTGAAAACCTGTATTCTCTCAACATCAGCAGGGTTTGCCATTTTCCATCTGCATAGTGGATGAGGAACTCGATTACGAGTATACTGACTCACAGTCTGATTGCCGGAAGAATCCATTTTTGCGCTTGACATGTAAAATACAAAAGGCTTTTGACACAGGTTACGCATAACAGGCCTTGTGTTAAAAGCATATGCTTTGTAATCTGCTCTTCTATACCAGTTTAAGAAAGTTCTTGATGGCATTTCTATTTCACGGGGAGACAGAACTCCACGAAATATTTGTACTGCAAATCCCCATGACACTGAAATAGTCCAACTATTAACTTTGTCATAGCAAATGGATTGCTGCATAATACCAGCTGAGTCGAGTTTCATTGGAACTGTAAGCTGCTTCAAAGCCTGCACTTGAGTAACATTCGGAAAGATTGGCTCCACCACGTCAAGATGGTGGAACGATACCAATGGTGCTACAGGATGTGATGCTAGCAACCCAAATAAGTTCCCGTACACATCGTACTGCATTCCCATCCGCCACCAACAAATCTTAGTCAGATTGAATGGAACAGTCTTTCATGACTGAAAAAATAGACATTTTTTAAATATGTAACTATAACTAAGCTACAGTCCACAATCACTTCTTCAACAAGCATGTGCAAATACCAAAATGCagtaaaaaagaataaataaaatctACAAGAGGTCATGTATGCTTGCTATGCTCGCATCAGGCAGTCGAATGGATACTCCATTATGCCGTTAATCAAACATACAATCAGAGCTAGCAGCACTCACACTGATCCAACGAACGAATCACATTCCACATCATTATTTCTAGAATTTAAATCATTTGTGTAAATATATTAACGGGACAATTCCACCTGAATACTCAAGGAGAAAAAAAACACATTCTAACAATTAGCTGAAATCTGATAGGAAACAGACTCCTCAGTTTTCTTTTTTGGTGTGAGCTCACATAAAAAAAAGTTATCTTTAAAACGCTTTAGCTTGATTAACACTTGTGAATAAAAGGGCAATGCCGCAATGGTATAAAAGACTGCACGCCTCTAGGACTACCCTTTTGGCAAAAGAGTAGTTGATCCCATTATTATTTCCAAACAACTCACATTGTTAAAGTAAGTAGGCTAAAGTACTAAACTTTTCAGAATTAGCTGGCCAAATTCAAGAAACCAACAAGTTTTTCAGGTACTGTTCAtgtccataataagtgaccaatttgtctttttattttgattCAAAATAATTGTTCATTTAAATcatcaagaaaaaatttaatttattttatcccTAAAGAGTCTTTTACTCCTTATATTGACTATGCTTcaacatttaattaaggatagtttagtcacactaactatttttgttTAGAATTTTATATTTTCTAAATAGGCGTGCCCGAGTCAAATTGGTCAATTATTGTGGACCGGAGTGAGCAAATTAAAAACTAATTATGAATAATCAGTGCAATAAAAGGAAAGATAAACAAACATAAACTGAAGAAGGAAAAAAGCAAAGTAACCTGGTGAAAACCGAGTTCTTTGGTGAGTGGGACACCGAGTTCAGCCATACAAGCTTGCATTCTATCATCAGAACCATAAAGTCCAGGGTACCTTTGAATACACCTATCTTGCATTTTATCAAGAGCCTTTGCCAAAGGATAACTAATTGCAAAACCACCACCCCCATATGCCATACtataagaaaaatatatattctgcAAATGACTCTCACTCAAACTCCCTATATAATAATACTGATTATGATCATACTTATTTAATATTCTCAACAAATTATCCGTTACAAAAACAGTGTCATCATCTCCCATTACAAACCACCTCACATTTTCCATCCCTAACCTCAATGTCTCCGAAACAATCCTCGATATTCGAATCGCCGACCGGTGCCCCTGACGGTTTTTATAGGCAAAATGTGAAGTGTCACCTGAAATTCTCACATCAGGCAGTGAATCAGTttcatttttcaatatttttactgaattatctaaccAAACAATCCCTCTCATTTTCTTCTCGGGTTTCCACCATAGCTTGAtatattctttcctcttgttccATAGCTTGGATGAAGCTGCAATGCCAAAAACTACATGCTCTAACTCAGTTTTCCCCACTTTCTTTTCTTGTAAAAACCTTGCTTTCTCAAAACCAACTGatgcattggagttgatttgTGAGTGAATAATAGGTAAAATATTAGTGCTGCTGTGTGTGAAAACGTCGTCGTTACAAGGTGGAGAAGAGGAAAGAAGCTTAAGAGTGTAAACAACATAAGTAGCTGATACAAAAAGTATAAGCCATACCATGAGTTTAGGAAAAGCAATAATCGAAAAAGGTGTAACAGAAGAGCTTCTCATTTGATCCCAAATTATTTTTTCTGAATCTTTTTCTTTCTGGGTCAGTTTCATTGTCATTTTTTGCAACCCAAAAGGAAAAATgccaaacaaaaaagaagaaaagatggcAAAATAATACTTGAGCTGAACAAAAGATCGCAAAATATTTGTTAAGCTTTAGAAAGTACAATGCTATTGTGGTGAAGACAGTTAGCTAGGTAAGGAATAAGGATCTTTTAAAGCCAAAATCTCGGCTAGTTTTGTTACTTTGGGAATGATTTTTTACGGCATTTTAGAAATATTGTTAGATCTGCTGAATATGTAGCAGAAAATTtgtttttgtaaataaaaaaGGAAGGAGAAGAAGGGAAAATGCAATGTAGGTTTTAAGAAGGCGGCAGGCATTGGAGTTTTGCAATTTGCCGCTAaagaagaaatgggagaagagCAAACACACACTTAGCTGAATTTATTGGCTAAAGCCAATGGCGGAGAAAAGGAAAGCTGTTGGTTAAGTTTCATGATCTTTCCATTTCATAAATACGATGTTTTTGTAATTAAAAATTGACAAATGATGGTTTTTTAGATTAATTTGTGTGTACTAAATATGTAAATCGCATTTTTTGTCAGAGAGTTAATTATGTCTCTATCTCTCTCACAGGaattgtgtgtgtgtatgtgtgagAGACAGATGGGGAGTCTGACATTGTAAGCTTAGGTACTCAAAAGCGTATGTATTGAAGACACGTAGTACTGAGTATTGGTCCATTGCGTCGGTGATTTGGCCTGATGTgagtaaaaagaaataaaagttcCTTTTTTCCCTTGTTTTTGGCTTTCTACACTACTTACTCATAATTACCAATGCATATTTGGCTATTACCAGTGGTAAAAAATTAATAGTCGTTTTGACATAAAAAttgtagtaatttttttttaaaaataatatttgaagttaagttgaaaaatgatatttggaatttgaaattatgtttgaatatgtatttcacttgaaaaaaatattacatttttgTGAGTAGGGGAAAAAATtaaaacttttgaaaaaaaattggattttgaaaatctcattttcaaaaaaaattactaaagacttacaaaattttataaacaaacacattttttataaaaattcctTATGGACAAACGGGGCCTTTTAAATATATTTGGCTATTTGCATAGTGTAATATTTGGAATGCTAATCTGACTTGGTTTTAGCACGAGTTGTGAAAGAAAAATTATTAAAGTAATAACTGAGAAATTCAAACAATAAAATTATCGATCGGTTAAGCTTAAACTTGGAACAATTAGCTGAATTTGTATTTTATAAATTTGTAAATGTCATAAAAttgtgttgttgttattattattattattattattattattatatcaaaTAAACCAAATAGAAAATCAATAAGAGAACATATGTAATGCGAAGAAGTATAGTAGTACCATCTCAAATCAGCATATAGATACTTGGACCTACTTAGACTTGAGAAACAAACTAGAAGatttctttttctccttcttttaaCCTCTCAactgttttgactttattaaattttttttatagtaGAGATAGTCGCACGTAGACAAATCACGACCATCTTATTAAAAGCTTTTGGTAAGTGGTTACTGACTGGGgttgaatttaattttaaagttttaacttAAAAGAGAGATGAATTAGTTAATACAATTTCATAAATATCAAAAAGTGTAAGTTAATTCTTTGGCGTACGAGGGCTGCACATCAGAAATTAGAGTTAATTTAACGATGCTTTGCCTTCTGTTTGGGGCAACAATTGCATCATCACACGTAGAGTGTACATAGTTCAGATTGATtcgaattttttaattattaaatcaaattaattatatcgggttattaaatttagactaaaccaaaccaataaaagtcgggTTTTTCGGATTGTTTCGGGgtttttttttcataaagtcttcatatcacaaaatatagaatttgtgctccaaatatttttttaatcttaGTAAAACagaactatataaagtatttttttataaaataatataaatatgagatgattcatggcattgtactaaaatatttaacaataaagatgagaaaatcacataaaataaatattattaataagccataatgaaaacaaatacaatttaaaattactaataagttgctaaaataagtacgactaataagtattattatttacatgactaaacgctaaaagaaaaataagttatctaaaccatggaaaaactaaaaaatagatattcaacactattttcattcattgtacaattgaattgaatttcttttattatcattagtattgatttgattttggtttaggatttatttgagttcTAACATATATGGaatataaaacttattggagcatccaaaaattataagtccaagtttgaaataatacgttaaaagataaaattataaaaaagtttaagaaatatttataaactacactacaataaatattttcatatattaaatatatttaaaacttctatacatataatgtcgggttggtttggtttcggtttgacattttttagttaaaaccaaaccaaatatcgtcggattttttttttccaacaccaaccAATCCAACCAAACCATAGTGGGGTTTTTTTTGCTtggtttgactcgaattatcggatTTGTACGGTTTGTCGGTTTCATTTGTACAGCCCTAATTACATGTTTGCTTCAAATGTAAATACAATAataattttaaaggaaaatacaTAAAGACCCTAATAAATTTGTTCAGAAAATATGTTTGAACATTTAAATTAAACGGTGAAATTTTTTTCCGTGAACACATTATGAGTAAATTTTATTCCATCCTAATAGCTTATATGgcaaaaaaactttaaaaaaattaatcgtctaacataataaaaatataaaaaggtgggcccctttcttttctcttcttcaaCGACCCCTTCTTTCTCCTTCTCCCCCTTTCTTCTTCGTGTCTTTTTtcgttttctttcttcttcttctttctatttcttttctttaataaGTTTAGCAAAACAATTTTGAATTAATATGCAGATCTGTGCTAAACTATAAGACAAAAGAATTAACATAAATTCAACATTTTCACCCCCCTCTGTAAAGGATGAAACAAGAGAATGAAGCCGCAACTAGGACTAGCGCTAATACATCGCTTCGACAAATAATCAAAATGAAATTCGCATTTTGTCGTCGCCGTCGACTTACCACACTGCAATCTAATATCTCCGACAAGAAATACAGTGGTGTCGGTGTCAATGGGTGACAATGAAATGGAAAAAATTAAAGGAGCATTTCATATATGGAAACGGGAAGGAGAAGCGATTGGAAATGTGTCTGTAGGCATGGTGATTATTTTGTTGAAGAAATAGAAATAAACTAAGATTTTGTTGAATCTAAATTTTTACACATTTGATCGAAGAAAGAGAGAACTTGGTATTATTATCAAAGCATTTAATGGTTAATTAGGATTATTAGTGTAAAACTATgagtaagaaaaaagaaaaagagcaaaaattACCAAAGACAAAAGATTTCTGACGTGGCGCTGACATGGTTTTGATGTGGCGCGTGTGTGTAAAACACCTCATATTGTGAGACTGGTATTAGTATTTTAGGGGGGAAATAATTCACGTCACATATGTTTAAGGGGGTAAAAGAATGTCTGTTTAGTTTAAATGTTCAAGCGAGTTTTCGAGATAAGTTGAGGaaaattttatgtattttccctAACTAGTCTTATGAAATGCACGTTGCGCGTAACGCGTGTACCTAATCTCGATAagtaaatttaaagaaaattatccACTATGTGTGTGTTTGACAAAACTAGTGATTATTTGATTTTAGTAGTTCCCAGGAGACTTACTCTAATGTGAAAGTAATTATGCTAAGAGTTTTATCAAATTgcaaaataattttacttaaaaatgaattgagaaggagaaaaatGAGTTGAATTCTCTTGTTAATCGGTTATTGCAAAAAATTACtcattttttaatattaaaataatttatttattattgattcAAATTCTTAATATTATCTCATCTCAATCTTTAATTATATTTaactataattataattttatccactaaAAATTCTCTCATATTTTATTTGTGTATAGTTGTGTTTATAGAATCACTATTGTTATTAACTTTCGCCAat
This DNA window, taken from Nicotiana tabacum cultivar K326 chromosome 15, ASM71507v2, whole genome shotgun sequence, encodes the following:
- the LOC107778353 gene encoding uncharacterized protein LOC107778353; the protein is MTMKLTQKEKDSEKIIWDQMRSSSVTPFSIIAFPKLMVWLILFVSATYVVYTLKLLSSSPPCNDDVFTHSSTNILPIIHSQINSNASVGFEKARFLQEKKVGKTELEHVVFGIAASSKLWNKRKEYIKLWWKPEKKMRGIVWLDNSVKILKNETDSLPDVRISGDTSHFAYKNRQGHRSAIRISRIVSETLRLGMENVRWFVMGDDDTVFVTDNLLRILNKYDHNQYYYIGSLSESHLQNIYFSYSMAYGGGGFAISYPLAKALDKMQDRCIQRYPGLYGSDDRMQACMAELGVPLTKELGFHQYDVYGNLFGLLASHPVAPLVSFHHLDVVEPIFPNVTQVQALKQLTVPMKLDSAGIMQQSICYDKVNSWTISVSWGFAVQIFRGVLSPREIEMPSRTFLNWYRRADYKAYAFNTRPVMRNLCQKPFVFYMSSAKMDSSGNQTVSQYTRNRVPHPLCRWKMANPADVERIQVFKKPDPHLWSRSPRRNCCRVLSSKKKSMVVDVGVCKEDEVSEVL